A genome region from Candidatus Parcubacteria bacterium includes the following:
- the rsmH gene encoding 16S rRNA (cytosine(1402)-N(4))-methyltransferase RsmH, whose amino-acid sequence MHIPVLQKEVIKYLQVKTNENFIDATLGGAGHSLAILERNKPNGKVLGIEIDTRLFETVKQRDRLVLVNDSYVNLKKIVEKYKFKPAGILFDLGFSSWHIEESGKGFSFQKDEPLIMRYDSRKGLTAQEILNKWPEKEIEKILMEYGEEKFSKRIAKEIAKARKIEPIKTTFQLKEIIIKAVPKNYEKGRIFPATRTFQALRIAVNQELENIRNVLPQALEILQPEGRIVIISFHSLEDRIVKKIFKEKAKKGRIKILTKKPIRPTDDEIRINPRSRSARLRAAIKI is encoded by the coding sequence ATGCACATACCTGTTCTTCAAAAAGAAGTTATCAAATATCTGCAAGTGAAGACGAATGAGAATTTTATAGACGCAACACTTGGGGGAGCTGGTCACAGTTTAGCCATTTTGGAAAGAAATAAGCCCAATGGAAAAGTATTAGGAATAGAAATAGACACACGGTTGTTTGAAACAGTTAAACAGAGAGATAGATTGGTTTTAGTTAATGATTCTTATGTAAATTTGAAAAAGATCGTTGAGAAATATAAATTTAAGCCTGCTGGAATTTTATTTGACTTGGGCTTTTCTTCCTGGCATATAGAAGAATCAGGAAAAGGATTTTCTTTTCAGAAAGATGAACCATTGATTATGCGTTATGATTCGCGCAAAGGATTGACTGCTCAAGAGATTTTGAACAAATGGCCAGAGAAAGAGATTGAAAAGATATTAATGGAATATGGCGAAGAAAAATTTTCAAAGAGAATAGCTAAAGAAATAGCAAAAGCAAGAAAAATAGAACCAATTAAAACAACTTTCCAGCTGAAAGAGATAATTATAAAAGCGGTTCCTAAAAATTATGAGAAAGGAAGAATTTTCCCGGCCACAAGAACTTTTCAGGCGTTAAGGATTGCAGTTAATCAGGAATTAGAAAACATCAGAAATGTTTTACCTCAAGCATTAGAAATTTTACAACCAGAAGGAAGGATAGTAATTATTTCTTTTCATTCTTTGGAAGATAGAATAGTTAAAAAAATTTTTAAAGAAAAAGCTAAAAAAGGCCGGATTAAAATACTAACTAAAAAACCAATCAGACCAACAGACGATGAAATAAGGATAAATCCTCGTTCAAGGTCGGCTCGCTTGCGGGCAGCAATAAAAATATGA
- a CDS encoding prepilin-type N-terminal cleavage/methylation domain-containing protein, giving the protein MSIFYKNKKGFTLIELLVVISVIGVLSSIVLVSLESARERARIAKAESMIEQLHKIILINHLNSDGISPSPSNTAIGTGCIYWGPGTVVGFVNNSGNYYANWMGPYISEVPKDPWGNCYVMDGPVGEGCPASYGSMICSSGPNGSFAGVDYPWNLPPGQGDNICKEFLCP; this is encoded by the coding sequence ATGTCAATTTTTTATAAAAATAAAAAAGGATTTACTCTTATTGAATTATTAGTTGTTATTTCGGTTATTGGAGTTTTATCTAGTATTGTTTTAGTTAGCTTGGAGAGTGCAAGGGAAAGGGCACGTATAGCAAAAGCTGAAAGTATGATTGAGCAGTTGCATAAAATTATTTTAATAAATCATCTAAATTCAGATGGTATTTCTCCTTCGCCTTCTAATACTGCTATAGGCACAGGATGTATATATTGGGGTCCTGGGACTGTTGTAGGATTTGTTAATAATTCTGGCAATTATTATGCTAATTGGATGGGTCCTTATATTTCAGAAGTTCCCAAGGATCCATGGGGTAATTGTTATGTTATGGATGGTCCAGTTGGAGAGGGTTGTCCTGCAAGTTATGGTTCAATGATATGTTCTTCTGGTCCAAACGGAAGTTTTGCTGGGGTTGACTATCCCTGGAATCTTCCACCAGGACAGGGGGACAATATATGTAAAGAATTTTTATGTCCTTAA
- the mraZ gene encoding division/cell wall cluster transcriptional repressor MraZ: protein MFIGEYTYSIDEKKRLAIPTKFRQILGRKAVITKGLDNCLFLYPLKEWEKLAEKLSKLPLSQADARGFARIMLVGAMDVKIDGLGRILIPDYLKSYACFKKKIVIAGLYNRIEIWDESKWKEYSQKTEAGIGDIAERLGELGL, encoded by the coding sequence ATGTTTATCGGCGAATATACATATTCAATAGACGAAAAAAAGAGATTGGCTATTCCGACAAAGTTTCGGCAGATTTTAGGCAGAAAGGCAGTTATCACCAAAGGACTGGACAACTGCCTTTTTCTTTATCCTTTAAAAGAATGGGAGAAGTTAGCGGAAAAACTAAGCAAGCTTCCTTTATCGCAGGCCGATGCCAGGGGATTTGCCAGGATAATGCTTGTTGGAGCTATGGATGTTAAAATAGATGGTTTAGGCAGGATTCTTATTCCTGATTATTTAAAAAGCTATGCCTGTTTTAAAAAAAAGATAGTTATTGCAGGACTATATAACAGGATTGAGATTTGGGATGAAAGCAAATGGAAAGAATATAGTCAAAAGACAGAAGCTGGAATAGGCGATATTGCTGAAAGATTAGGAGAATTAGGACTATAA
- a CDS encoding ATP-dependent Clp protease ATP-binding subunit, whose protein sequence is MASSFYFNLKQAKIFQAVKWARHPIFGWSGFLKRLFLFLFIGFAFLFLATFLSNNVLLGLSLIFFSFYFWFLIVEEFFNLKLAQPELEAELKKIALRPGKNNLAEFLSFESARAVWNALKWTKRKKTFELDSTALFYYLILGNENLNFIFYRALINIKEVKKALKEYLQKDLIKAPLMERLKARQELYSDDFQETIIESLKIAKARGHQRIEIFDLTTALSKANPIFREILIKSELKSEDIENLTDWLERIERKANKRKRFWDLTNLNKKGSFAKDWCAGYTITLDKYSFDWTSAMAADGFGEIVGHSNEVFGLERILSRLEINNALLVGRPGIGRKNIVQALTKKSFFNESLPQINYKRVVELNLPSLLSRIDSFEEVEFVLNRIFEEVVSAGNIILIIDEFHNFVSSQSKPGVIDISGILSPFLRLPQLQIIAITTFAGLHKNIEKNSSLIGLFEKVEVSEISEKETITVLERMVPFLEKKYKKFISYPVLKTIVSYSSRYLPAAPFPKKAIDLLDEIMIYTSSQRKKVLVLPEDAAKVVSDKTEIPVGKVEAQERNILLNLESLLHERIINQETAVKEVSSALRRSRVEITKRKKPMGTFLFLGPTGVGKTETSKALSAIYFGAEDRMIRLDMSEFQAIKDIPRLIGSAEQEGILTTKVREDPFSLILLDEIEKAHPNILNLFLQVLDEGHITDGLGRKVLFSNSIIIATSNAGAEVIWKDIKKDKQLNIIKEDLLALLFKRRKFRPEFINRFDAVVVFKPLTKENLLDISELMLNKIKKNLKEEKGIDLVITNELKKRIVDLGYSPAFGAREMRRVIADMVENLLAISLLKKEIKRGDKISIDHEGFEIVHQK, encoded by the coding sequence ATGGCATCAAGCTTTTATTTTAATTTAAAACAGGCAAAGATTTTTCAGGCAGTCAAATGGGCAAGGCATCCGATTTTTGGATGGTCTGGGTTTTTGAAGAGACTGTTTTTGTTTCTTTTTATCGGTTTTGCTTTTCTCTTTTTAGCGACTTTTTTATCTAATAATGTTTTACTTGGCTTGTCTTTGATTTTCTTCTCTTTCTATTTTTGGTTTTTAATTGTTGAAGAATTTTTTAACTTAAAGCTGGCTCAGCCAGAATTGGAAGCAGAGCTGAAGAAAATTGCTTTAAGGCCGGGGAAAAATAATTTAGCAGAATTTTTAAGTTTTGAATCAGCTAGGGCGGTTTGGAATGCCTTAAAATGGACTAAAAGAAAAAAAACATTTGAACTGGACTCTACTGCTCTTTTTTATTATCTGATTCTTGGCAATGAAAATTTAAATTTTATTTTTTACAGAGCATTAATAAATATTAAAGAAGTTAAAAAAGCGCTAAAAGAATATCTACAGAAAGATTTAATTAAAGCTCCTTTAATGGAAAGACTTAAAGCAAGGCAGGAGCTTTATTCAGATGATTTCCAAGAAACTATTATTGAATCTTTAAAAATAGCCAAGGCAAGAGGGCATCAAAGAATAGAGATATTTGATTTAACAACCGCTTTAAGCAAAGCCAATCCTATTTTCCGGGAGATTTTGATAAAATCAGAGCTTAAATCAGAAGATATTGAGAATTTAACTGATTGGCTGGAAAGAATAGAAAGAAAAGCAAATAAAAGAAAAAGATTTTGGGATTTAACAAATTTAAATAAAAAAGGGTCTTTTGCCAAGGACTGGTGCGCTGGTTATACAATTACTTTAGATAAGTATTCTTTTGACTGGACAAGCGCAATGGCAGCAGACGGCTTTGGAGAAATTGTTGGCCATAGCAATGAAGTGTTTGGATTGGAAAGAATCCTTTCACGCCTGGAAATTAATAATGCTTTATTGGTAGGCAGGCCGGGCATCGGCAGAAAAAACATTGTTCAGGCATTAACTAAAAAAAGTTTTTTCAACGAAAGCCTGCCTCAGATAAATTATAAGCGGGTAGTTGAATTAAATCTTCCTTCATTATTAAGCAGGATTGACAGCTTTGAAGAAGTAGAATTTGTTTTAAACAGAATTTTTGAAGAAGTTGTTTCTGCCGGCAATATTATTTTAATTATTGACGAATTCCATAATTTTGTCAGCAGCCAGTCCAAGCCTGGAGTGATAGATATTTCAGGCATTCTTTCTCCGTTTCTACGTCTGCCACAGCTGCAGATTATAGCCATAACTACTTTTGCCGGCTTGCATAAAAACATTGAGAAAAATTCTTCTTTAATCGGCCTTTTTGAAAAAGTTGAGGTTTCAGAGATTTCAGAAAAAGAAACCATTACGGTCTTGGAAAGGATGGTTCCTTTCTTAGAAAAAAAATACAAGAAGTTTATCAGTTATCCGGTTTTAAAAACAATAGTTTCTTATTCCAGCCGTTATCTTCCAGCTGCGCCTTTTCCTAAAAAAGCCATTGATTTATTGGATGAAATTATGATTTATACATCCAGCCAGCGCAAAAAGGTTTTAGTTCTTCCTGAAGATGCGGCTAAGGTTGTTTCTGATAAAACGGAAATTCCAGTAGGCAAAGTTGAAGCTCAAGAAAGAAATATTCTGCTGAATTTAGAAAGCCTGCTCCATGAACGGATTATTAACCAGGAAACAGCAGTAAAAGAGGTTTCTTCAGCTTTGCGCAGGTCAAGAGTTGAAATCACCAAAAGAAAAAAGCCAATGGGCACATTCTTGTTTTTGGGCCCAACTGGCGTGGGCAAAACAGAAACCTCAAAAGCATTGAGTGCGATTTATTTTGGCGCTGAAGACAGAATGATCCGCTTGGATATGTCTGAATTTCAAGCCATTAAAGATATTCCCCGTTTAATCGGTTCAGCAGAGCAGGAAGGCATTTTAACCACTAAGGTGAGGGAAGACCCGTTTTCTTTAATCCTTTTAGATGAAATAGAAAAAGCCCATCCAAATATTTTAAATCTGTTTTTACAGGTTTTAGATGAAGGGCATATTACTGACGGATTGGGAAGAAAAGTTCTCTTTTCCAACAGCATCATTATTGCGACAAGTAATGCCGGCGCAGAAGTTATTTGGAAAGACATTAAAAAAGATAAGCAATTAAATATTATTAAAGAGGATCTATTAGCGCTTTTGTTTAAAAGAAGGAAATTCAGGCCGGAGTTTATTAATAGGTTTGATGCTGTGGTTGTTTTCAAGCCGCTAACAAAAGAAAATCTTTTAGACATTTCAGAGCTGATGCTTAATAAAATAAAGAAGAACCTCAAAGAAGAGAAGGGGATTGACCTTGTAATCACAAATGAATTAAAGAAAAGGATTGTTGATTTGGGTTATAGCCCTGCTTTTGGAGCTCGTGAAATGCGCCGGGTAATTGCTGATATGGTGGAAAATCTTTTGGCTATTTCATTGTTAAAAAAAGAGATCAAAAGAGGGGATAAAATAAGCATTGACCATGAAGGTTTTGAGATAGTTCATCAGAAATAA
- a CDS encoding prepilin-type N-terminal cleavage/methylation domain-containing protein, with protein MSIFHKSKKGFTLIELLVVIAIIGVLSIIVLISLSGAKERARIAKILPFSATIYHGFGAYAVGVWNFNEGIDNTCTNANPDAGGNDFCDSSGNGNHCENYGTARQLEVSHNNVLGDSLFFDGSAYVDCGSHESLDITNALTIEAWVYYNGNGVILSNGGWHMCGNGYYLSWFDPEIVARLSKGCHQPILRNPAPSKNAWHHIVLTWDIDSKTEKMYIDSIQAPNVVTFNGPIGTSSRNLNIGRDPQFHWKFKGTIDEVRIYKEALSSAEIKKHYAEGAEKRGIVLNNF; from the coding sequence ATGTCAATTTTTCATAAAAGTAAAAAAGGTTTTACTCTCATAGAACTGTTGGTTGTTATTGCTATTATTGGAGTTTTATCAATTATTGTTTTAATTAGTTTAAGCGGAGCAAAAGAGAGAGCAAGAATTGCTAAAATACTGCCTTTTAGCGCTACTATCTACCATGGCTTTGGAGCTTATGCAGTAGGTGTTTGGAATTTTAATGAAGGGATAGATAATACTTGCACAAACGCTAATCCTGATGCTGGCGGAAACGACTTCTGCGATTCTTCAGGAAATGGAAATCATTGTGAAAATTACGGCACTGCAAGACAGTTAGAGGTTAGCCACAATAATGTTTTAGGAGATTCTTTATTCTTTGATGGCAGTGCTTATGTTGATTGCGGAAGCCACGAAAGTTTAGATATCACTAATGCACTCACAATTGAGGCGTGGGTTTATTACAATGGCAATGGTGTTATTCTTAGTAATGGTGGATGGCATATGTGTGGAAATGGATATTATCTATCTTGGTTTGATCCAGAAATAGTAGCAAGATTAAGTAAGGGTTGTCATCAGCCAATACTTAGAAACCCCGCACCTAGTAAAAATGCATGGCATCATATTGTCCTTACATGGGACATAGATTCAAAAACAGAGAAAATGTATATAGATAGTATTCAAGCGCCGAATGTTGTGACGTTCAATGGTCCTATTGGAACTTCATCTCGTAATTTAAATATTGGAAGGGATCCTCAGTTCCATTGGAAGTTTAAGGGCACAATCGACGAGGTCAGGATTTATAAAGAAGCGTTAAGTTCTGCAGAAATCAAAAAGCATTATGCTGAAGGAGCGGAAAAGCGCGGAATAGTATTAAATAATTTTTAA